DNA from Brassica napus cultivar Da-Ae chromosome C4, Da-Ae, whole genome shotgun sequence:
gagcctagtcccgcACCCCAACGGATAATAATAATATCTCGAGTAATCAACTccatttgtatgcagtggaaatatattccataactaataaaaatacatatataaggcTTATCATTCCATCGATATGAATCTTATgttaaacatcacctccacgacACCCGCCATTCATTCGtacttataatatttatatatagactaaacccgaaaaaccaccaaggctaaccgagcctagcggagaaataaatataaccattaTCTCCATTAGATAGTCAAAGATtgaacatctaacgctgcatgcagttacacggcctctagggtgcgaccccatcatcgtgtcttcgtgaccTTGTTCCGTATCGCAGGAACACTTCACGGTAATGCGGGaactttcgggagagtgagtatacaataagacttcacatgatttatactcatatatttaataatataatatatatattagtacttgaggacaagtactAAGATTCAGAATAAACCTCTAcgatcattcataaatatttattaagttttacactaagtaaacacctcaCCAAATCAATAtttgatcaagagacaaagcctatcaatcatctacattTTTAATTATGCAACACTAATTCATAACTCTttaatcatctatctagactcacctttaaatccataAGATTGGCTAAAGAAGACTAGAtacgagctcaagctaatcacattCCACTACTGGTACGCTTCAGATTCGGAACGATCAAAAGGACAGGTCTAGCTGATCCAACCACTCTCCTTGACCATCAGCTATACTAAACTGATTGGTGAACACAGCTGATCCTCTCCTTCAATCTCTACTCACGCTGACCGGTTTAATACTTGATTGATAAGCTGTGAAGTGATCTCATGAATCTTCTGGACAATCTATAAATTTTTCCACACACCCCAGTCTATTCTCAGATCTCTCTTCAGATttttctctgaatttttcttatAGTTTTCTGTCagattttctctcttctctctctttgatTTTTCTGAAAGTTTCTCTCTGATTTTCTTGTGGTTATGGAGAAACAAGCTAGTGAAGAAGAGATTTAAATGACTGAGAGGTTGCTTCAGAGGTGGGTTTCACTCAGCACAAAGCAAAGCTGAGACTTGACAGCTAGCATCCTACATCATCATTGCTATCCAATGAAGTAACTAGGCAGCTGAACCTTTCCTCCAAATGAAGCAAGCTCCAAGCAGGTGTGCCCTGCATATGACTGATTATTAAAAAAGCATGCAGGCAAGAAGGTGCATGTCACATGACTGATCCAGCAAGCAAGCACACAAGCTGGTGCAACTCTCATGACTGATTTAAATTACCAAGCAGCTGAAATTATTCCCGCCAGTTCTCGACCAAATTTTTCCCGTCCATTGGTTTCCGTCCTGGTTTTGTATAAACTCGtccaactaaaataaaaataaaccataaaaaaaattaacactcAGCCAGAACTATAAAGGAAAGGTCTTTCGGCCACAAGATAGTTCTGTCGAGACATTTAATTCACCGGGtcgatttctatttttaattctgGTCGAACCAACTCCAAACTGGTCGAGTGGAATTTTTCTCTACCAAAATTCTATCTGCTCGCGAGGGTTATTACACTGTTGGCCTCTAAACATAAGCCTATACTTTGTACCCTTCAAAGTAAATTAATTACGTGACTAACCGCTTATACTGAATCTGACATGGTGTAGACTCTTAACATATATCAAATAACCAACTACATTAGCATAAAGACATGTTGATACGAGTTTTGAAGTGAACATGTATGAGTGTTACCAATGTTATGCTCAGTTAAGACATGTTGATCGAGTTTCTCTCtcagttttcttgttttcttcgAGTTTGATTCGCGTTTTCTTTGTTAGAACAAAACAGAGTATAGAGGAGAAACTTTATGATGCATGAGAGTCTCTCTTGAGAAATATTGCTTTGCTTCAAGTTGTTGGTGATCGCTAAGGTTCTCCTGTGTGACTGAATCTTCTATTCATACAAATGGCAATGTGTAGTCGTTCATATTTTTGCGCATACATTCACAGCGTGAGAATTTTTATTATAGATAATACTGTAAGAGATTAAAGACAGTtgcagaagaaaaaagaaaaacaaaacaaggcTATTTCTTAAGCATGCGGTTGATCGGAGAAACCGTTAATCGTGAGGACTCCATCAACACAAATGGTTTGACCTGTAATGTAGGAAGCTGCAGGTAGACACAAGAAGACGGCTAGTGATGCAACTTCATTTGGCTCACCAGCGCGACCAAGTGGAGTTCTAGCAAACAATCCCTTCTTGAATCTGACGTCATCTAGATACTTTAAGAACCAAAATATGAGAGATGATTAGAGGAAATgagattgtttaaatttttttcttaaaaggtGTAAAAGTTGTCTTGTTGATTACAGGTTGAGACATAGGAGTCTTGATAACATTAGGAGCAACAGCGTTGGCTCTTATGCCATCTTTTGCCCATTCACATGCCAAATTTTTTGCTAGCTGATTCAGAGCTCCTGTAAAAGACTTGTATGTggaatcaacaaaaaaaacacaaacactCCTTGTTGACTACTTAATCTTGCTCTAATAGTACTTTGGTTACCTTTTGCTAGACTACAAATAGATCCAGATTCAATTGATACAACCCCGGCTACAGAGGAAATGAAGATAATACTTCCATAACCTGAAGCCTTTAGGAGGGGATGTGAAAGTTGGCAAAAATGGAAAGCAGGTTCCAAGTTTGTTGCGATATGGAAATCAAAATCGTCTGCATCATATTCTGTCATTGGCTTTGAACGAACTCCACCCACATTGTTCATCTATGATAAACATAAACAAAGTTTTCTTTGAATGTAAATGCTTAGTTGTTTCTATATCAAAGGTCAGttacttacaaaaatattgagctTGCCATTGAACAGGGTGGAGACCTTTTGCATCAAATTTTCTCTCTCGGGTCGAGAAGTTACATCACAGACTGAACCACTCACTTGAAACCCTTTCTTTACCCATTCGCTTAAACTGTGATTGAGCAAAGTCTCGGATATGTCGCAAACATGGATTTTAGCTCCAAAACCAGCTAACTCCTCTACTATTGCATACCTAAACATTCAACacacataatataatttaaaatcttGACCATTCAAGACGATATAGACAGTAGAAAGACAAACCCGATTCCTCTGCCTCCACCGGTTACTAGAGCAGTCATACCTTGAAGACTCCATCTTTTTTCCATTTTGTGTGTGTTATGCATGTGATTTGCAATGACTGGAAATGCGACATTATATATACAATGAATGTGGATCAATAAGCGTGAATATTTACTTatcgaaaaaaaagaagaaaaaaataggtCTGCACTAATGGGGTGAGTTTGTATGTGTGGTAGAAGTGTAATGTAGTTGTATGCTTTAAGAACTTTATCACCAACAcaggttgctcaaaaaaaattttatcagCAACAA
Protein-coding regions in this window:
- the LOC106368972 gene encoding tropinone reductase homolog At2g29320-like, with amino-acid sequence MNNVGGVRSKPMTEYDADDFDFHIATNLEPAFHFCQLSHPLLKASGYGSIIFISSVAGVVSIESGSICSLAKGALNQLAKNLACEWAKDGIRANAVAPNVIKTPMSQPYLDDVRFKKGLFARTPLGRAGEPNEVASLAVFLCLPAASYITGQTICVDGVLTINGFSDQPHA